A genomic region of Oryza glaberrima chromosome 1, OglaRS2, whole genome shotgun sequence contains the following coding sequences:
- the LOC127770651 gene encoding VAN3-binding protein isoform X1: protein MSQVLAKPKKMFVSEVIGAALLFNFPWTNLDQGRRRIMLSIDNRHQVPCIHDFDSALLIGTGTSLLAMEQCHHHQQQSNGQQLQRLEGIEEEGGAAEKWPPTTTVRPPETPTETMEFLARSWSLSAAEISKALKVLSGKAVSDDVYDAAAGDRKERRSPVTMDGRRHEQRANASSMAAAAQGGAMSPPISPRANLDVKLLRATATAVAAAGGRGGGGKTTMGTWIKEQKERKRAEARSRNAQAYAATSVAGVAAAVAALVAGAVFSPPPDHPKNGAAAAPAPAAGAAGAKTAAAIASAAALVASHCVEMAQAIGASHDQILGAIQSAVNAQTSGDIMALTAGAATALRGAAMLRARLHKEIQAAALPGAGAGDTSGREPERDTSPFAFVSRGGELLKRTRQGILHWKLVTVYMNSNLQVIIKMRSAHMAGTFIKTKKFVVLDICSEIPAWAGREVEEGSHRRGYFGIKTVERVIEFECRSKYEQHKWVQGITEMLNRRHTMKN from the exons ATGAGTCAGGTATTAGCAAAGCCAAAGAAGATGTTCGTAAGTGAAGTCATTGGAGCTG CTCTGCTGTTCAATTTTCCTTGGACAAACTTGGATCAG gggaggaggagaattATGCTATCTATCGACAATCGACATCAGGTTCCGTGCATTCATGACTTTGATTCTGCGCTACTGATTGGCACAGGAACCTCTCTTTTG GCAATGGAGCAAtgccatcatcatcagcagcagagCAATGGCCAGCAGCTGCAGAGGCTGGAGGGCATtgaggaagaaggcggcgccgccgagaagtggccgccgacgacgactgtCCGGCCGCCGGAGACGCCAACGGAGACGATGGAGTTCTTGGCGAGGTCGTGGAGCCTGTCGGCCGCCGAGATCTCCAAGGCCCTCAAGGTCCTCAGCGGCAAGGCCGTCTCCGACGACGtctacgacgccgccgccggagacagGAAGGAGCGGAGGTCACCGGTGACCATGGACGGCCGCCGCCATGAACAG AGAGCGAACGCGTcgtcaatggcggcggcggcgcagggcggcgCGATGAGCCCGCCCATCTCTCCCCGTGCCAACCTGGACGTGAAGCTTCtccgggcgacggcgacggcggtggcggcggcgggagggagaggcggaggcggcaagaCGACGATGGGCACGTGGATCAAGGAGCAGAAGGAGCGGAAGCGCGCCGAGGCGAGGTCGCGCAACGCGCAGGCCTACGCGGCGACGTCCgtggccggcgtcgccgccgcggtggccgcgcTGGTCGCCGGCGCGGTGTTCTCCCCTCCTCCGGACCACCCCaagaacggcgccgccgccgcacccgcgcccgccgccggagcggcgggcgcgaagacggcggcggccatcgcgtccgccgccgcgctggtggCGTCGCACTGCGTGGAGATGGCGCAGGCGATCGGCGCCAGCCACGACCAGATCCTCGGCGCCATCCAGTCCGCCGTGAACGCGCAGACCAGCGGCGACATCATGGcgctcaccgccggcgccgccacggccctgcgcggcgcggcgatgcTGAGGGCGAGGCTCCACAAGGAGATccaggccgccgccctccccggcgccggcgccggcgacaccaGCGGCAGGGAGCCCGAGAGGGACACGTCGCCATTCGCCTTCGTCTCCAGAGGCGGCGAGCTTCTCAAGCGCACAAGACAAG GCATACTCCACTGGAAATTGGTCACCGTCTACATGAACTCCAACCTGCAGGTGATCATCAAGATGAGGAGCGCGCATATGGCTGGCACCTTCATCAAGACCAAGAAAT TTGTTGTTCTTGACATCTGCTCGGAGATCCCTGCGTGGGCggggagggaggtggaggaggggagccaCAGAAGGGGATACTTCGGGATCAAGACGGTGGAGAGGGTGATCGAGTTCGAGTGCAGGAGCAAGTACGAGCAGCACAAGTGGGTTCAGGGGATCACCGAGATGCTCAACCGCCGTCACACCATGAAAAATTAG
- the LOC127770651 gene encoding VAN3-binding protein isoform X2, whose amino-acid sequence MLSIDNRHQVPCIHDFDSALLIGTGTSLLAMEQCHHHQQQSNGQQLQRLEGIEEEGGAAEKWPPTTTVRPPETPTETMEFLARSWSLSAAEISKALKVLSGKAVSDDVYDAAAGDRKERRSPVTMDGRRHEQRANASSMAAAAQGGAMSPPISPRANLDVKLLRATATAVAAAGGRGGGGKTTMGTWIKEQKERKRAEARSRNAQAYAATSVAGVAAAVAALVAGAVFSPPPDHPKNGAAAAPAPAAGAAGAKTAAAIASAAALVASHCVEMAQAIGASHDQILGAIQSAVNAQTSGDIMALTAGAATALRGAAMLRARLHKEIQAAALPGAGAGDTSGREPERDTSPFAFVSRGGELLKRTRQGILHWKLVTVYMNSNLQVIIKMRSAHMAGTFIKTKKFVVLDICSEIPAWAGREVEEGSHRRGYFGIKTVERVIEFECRSKYEQHKWVQGITEMLNRRHTMKN is encoded by the exons ATGCTATCTATCGACAATCGACATCAGGTTCCGTGCATTCATGACTTTGATTCTGCGCTACTGATTGGCACAGGAACCTCTCTTTTG GCAATGGAGCAAtgccatcatcatcagcagcagagCAATGGCCAGCAGCTGCAGAGGCTGGAGGGCATtgaggaagaaggcggcgccgccgagaagtggccgccgacgacgactgtCCGGCCGCCGGAGACGCCAACGGAGACGATGGAGTTCTTGGCGAGGTCGTGGAGCCTGTCGGCCGCCGAGATCTCCAAGGCCCTCAAGGTCCTCAGCGGCAAGGCCGTCTCCGACGACGtctacgacgccgccgccggagacagGAAGGAGCGGAGGTCACCGGTGACCATGGACGGCCGCCGCCATGAACAG AGAGCGAACGCGTcgtcaatggcggcggcggcgcagggcggcgCGATGAGCCCGCCCATCTCTCCCCGTGCCAACCTGGACGTGAAGCTTCtccgggcgacggcgacggcggtggcggcggcgggagggagaggcggaggcggcaagaCGACGATGGGCACGTGGATCAAGGAGCAGAAGGAGCGGAAGCGCGCCGAGGCGAGGTCGCGCAACGCGCAGGCCTACGCGGCGACGTCCgtggccggcgtcgccgccgcggtggccgcgcTGGTCGCCGGCGCGGTGTTCTCCCCTCCTCCGGACCACCCCaagaacggcgccgccgccgcacccgcgcccgccgccggagcggcgggcgcgaagacggcggcggccatcgcgtccgccgccgcgctggtggCGTCGCACTGCGTGGAGATGGCGCAGGCGATCGGCGCCAGCCACGACCAGATCCTCGGCGCCATCCAGTCCGCCGTGAACGCGCAGACCAGCGGCGACATCATGGcgctcaccgccggcgccgccacggccctgcgcggcgcggcgatgcTGAGGGCGAGGCTCCACAAGGAGATccaggccgccgccctccccggcgccggcgccggcgacaccaGCGGCAGGGAGCCCGAGAGGGACACGTCGCCATTCGCCTTCGTCTCCAGAGGCGGCGAGCTTCTCAAGCGCACAAGACAAG GCATACTCCACTGGAAATTGGTCACCGTCTACATGAACTCCAACCTGCAGGTGATCATCAAGATGAGGAGCGCGCATATGGCTGGCACCTTCATCAAGACCAAGAAAT TTGTTGTTCTTGACATCTGCTCGGAGATCCCTGCGTGGGCggggagggaggtggaggaggggagccaCAGAAGGGGATACTTCGGGATCAAGACGGTGGAGAGGGTGATCGAGTTCGAGTGCAGGAGCAAGTACGAGCAGCACAAGTGGGTTCAGGGGATCACCGAGATGCTCAACCGCCGTCACACCATGAAAAATTAG
- the LOC127758251 gene encoding uncharacterized protein LOC127758251 isoform X1 produces the protein MFACASLARFSRLARPLCAAGSTPRFLQESVNQDSIHSLVMEGAQGASNNSAKHKKRKSAVQRWRPISTEAAAPKAGLNEMSGPVSKQVEENSASDGTTNVVIEVSTYDASLPENKVATEDTMEDASFNKDIDRTNLSEKCSSSVQVDAPLMRFVKGKGGTMQKQIEDETGVKIIFPSSKEETCVVLEAKTTEDIRKASEKIAKVIEEAVKSPMLDYSHFISLPLAIHPSLVEKLNHFQFSILGTFSNVDSDKGEDLSEGSMDEIDHEQKQERSPSVSIKMQAHEESVRVKMDIKGSQPDFGIDKSIFIKPKTFHLTVLMLKLWNKDRIAKASDVLQSVSSQVMEALENRPISIQLRGLTCMKGSPARARVVYAPVLEVGEEGRLQRACKVITDAFVKSGLVLERDARQELKLHATIMNVRHRKSKRWNQRNDSFDARNIFRKYGEHDWGEYLIPEIHLSQRFKFDERGYYYCCSSIPLPTTEMQTE, from the exons ATGTTCGCCTGCGCTTCCCTCGCAAG GTTTAGTCGGCTCGCTCGCCCTCTATGCGCCGCCGGTTCCACGCCGCGCTTCCTCCAG GAATCTGTTAATCAAGATAGTATTCACTCACTTGTAATGGAAGGTGCACAAGGAGCCTCAAATAATTCAGCAAAACACAAGAAAAGAAAGTCTGCTGTGCAGAGATGGAGGCCAATCTCCACAGAAGCCGCTGCTCCAAAAG CCGGCCTTAATGAGATGTCAGGTCCTGTAAGCAAACAAGTGGAAGAGAATTCAGCCTCAGATGGAACAACTAATGTTGTTATTGAAGTTTCCACCTACGACGCATCCTTGCCAGAAAATAAAGTAGCCACTGAAGATACTATGGAGGATGCTAGCTTCAATAAGGACATAGACAGGACCAATCTATCTGAAAAGTGTTCCTCTTCTGTTCAG GTAGATGCTCCTCTGATGCGCTTTGTGAAAGGAAAAGG TGGAACTATGCAGAAGCAGATTGAAGATGAAACTGGGGTCAAAATTATATTTCCATCTTCTAAGGAGGAAACATGTGTTG TTCTTGAAGCTAAAACTACTGAAGATATTAGAAAGGCTTCAGAGAAAATTGCAAAGGTTATTGAAGAG GCCGTGAAAAGTCCAATGCTAGATTACTCTCACTTCATTTCGCTTCCATTGGCTATCCACCCAAGCCTTGTTGAGAAGCTGAACCACTTCCAGTTCTCAATCCTTGGGACTTTTTCTAATGTAGATAGTGATAAGGGTGAGGACCTAAGTGAAGGTTCTATGGATGAAATtgaccatgaacagaagcaagAAAGGAGCCCTAGTGTTTCAATAAAGATGCAAGCCCATGAGGAGTCTGTCAGAGTTAAAATGGATATTAAGGGCTCCCAACCAG ACTTCGGCATCGACAAGTCAATATTTATTAAACCCAAAACCTTTCACCTAACGGTTCTTATGTTGAAGCTATGGAATAAGGATCGCATTGCTAAGGCTTCCGATGTGCTCCAG TCAGTATCGTCCCAAGTAATGGAAGCCTTGGAAAACCGACCAATCTCCATACAACTTAGAGGTCTG ACATGCATGAAAGGCTCACCAGCTAGGGCCAGGGTAGTATATGCTCCTGTGCTGGAAGTTGGTGAAGAGGGACGCCTACAACGTGCTTGCA AAGTTATAACTGATGCCTTTGTCAAGTCGGGCCTAGTACTTGAAAGGGATGCGAGGCAAGAATTGAAG TTGCACGCGACCATAATGAATGTGAGGCACAGGAAGAG CAAGAGATGGAACCAAAGAAACGACTCATTCGATGCTCGGAATATATTCAGAAAATATGGGGAACATGACTGGGGCGAATACCTCATTCCCGAGATCCATCTTTCGCAGCGATTCAAGTTCGATGAAAGAGggtactactactgctgctcTTCAATCCCCTTGCCCACGACGGAGATGCAAACGGAGTGA
- the LOC127770651 gene encoding VAN3-binding protein isoform X3, producing MEQCHHHQQQSNGQQLQRLEGIEEEGGAAEKWPPTTTVRPPETPTETMEFLARSWSLSAAEISKALKVLSGKAVSDDVYDAAAGDRKERRSPVTMDGRRHEQRANASSMAAAAQGGAMSPPISPRANLDVKLLRATATAVAAAGGRGGGGKTTMGTWIKEQKERKRAEARSRNAQAYAATSVAGVAAAVAALVAGAVFSPPPDHPKNGAAAAPAPAAGAAGAKTAAAIASAAALVASHCVEMAQAIGASHDQILGAIQSAVNAQTSGDIMALTAGAATALRGAAMLRARLHKEIQAAALPGAGAGDTSGREPERDTSPFAFVSRGGELLKRTRQGILHWKLVTVYMNSNLQVIIKMRSAHMAGTFIKTKKFVVLDICSEIPAWAGREVEEGSHRRGYFGIKTVERVIEFECRSKYEQHKWVQGITEMLNRRHTMKN from the exons ATGGAGCAAtgccatcatcatcagcagcagagCAATGGCCAGCAGCTGCAGAGGCTGGAGGGCATtgaggaagaaggcggcgccgccgagaagtggccgccgacgacgactgtCCGGCCGCCGGAGACGCCAACGGAGACGATGGAGTTCTTGGCGAGGTCGTGGAGCCTGTCGGCCGCCGAGATCTCCAAGGCCCTCAAGGTCCTCAGCGGCAAGGCCGTCTCCGACGACGtctacgacgccgccgccggagacagGAAGGAGCGGAGGTCACCGGTGACCATGGACGGCCGCCGCCATGAACAG AGAGCGAACGCGTcgtcaatggcggcggcggcgcagggcggcgCGATGAGCCCGCCCATCTCTCCCCGTGCCAACCTGGACGTGAAGCTTCtccgggcgacggcgacggcggtggcggcggcgggagggagaggcggaggcggcaagaCGACGATGGGCACGTGGATCAAGGAGCAGAAGGAGCGGAAGCGCGCCGAGGCGAGGTCGCGCAACGCGCAGGCCTACGCGGCGACGTCCgtggccggcgtcgccgccgcggtggccgcgcTGGTCGCCGGCGCGGTGTTCTCCCCTCCTCCGGACCACCCCaagaacggcgccgccgccgcacccgcgcccgccgccggagcggcgggcgcgaagacggcggcggccatcgcgtccgccgccgcgctggtggCGTCGCACTGCGTGGAGATGGCGCAGGCGATCGGCGCCAGCCACGACCAGATCCTCGGCGCCATCCAGTCCGCCGTGAACGCGCAGACCAGCGGCGACATCATGGcgctcaccgccggcgccgccacggccctgcgcggcgcggcgatgcTGAGGGCGAGGCTCCACAAGGAGATccaggccgccgccctccccggcgccggcgccggcgacaccaGCGGCAGGGAGCCCGAGAGGGACACGTCGCCATTCGCCTTCGTCTCCAGAGGCGGCGAGCTTCTCAAGCGCACAAGACAAG GCATACTCCACTGGAAATTGGTCACCGTCTACATGAACTCCAACCTGCAGGTGATCATCAAGATGAGGAGCGCGCATATGGCTGGCACCTTCATCAAGACCAAGAAAT TTGTTGTTCTTGACATCTGCTCGGAGATCCCTGCGTGGGCggggagggaggtggaggaggggagccaCAGAAGGGGATACTTCGGGATCAAGACGGTGGAGAGGGTGATCGAGTTCGAGTGCAGGAGCAAGTACGAGCAGCACAAGTGGGTTCAGGGGATCACCGAGATGCTCAACCGCCGTCACACCATGAAAAATTAG
- the LOC127758251 gene encoding uncharacterized protein LOC127758251 isoform X2 — protein sequence MEGAQGASNNSAKHKKRKSAVQRWRPISTEAAAPKAGLNEMSGPVSKQVEENSASDGTTNVVIEVSTYDASLPENKVATEDTMEDASFNKDIDRTNLSEKCSSSVQVDAPLMRFVKGKGGTMQKQIEDETGVKIIFPSSKEETCVVLEAKTTEDIRKASEKIAKVIEEAVKSPMLDYSHFISLPLAIHPSLVEKLNHFQFSILGTFSNVDSDKGEDLSEGSMDEIDHEQKQERSPSVSIKMQAHEESVRVKMDIKGSQPDFGIDKSIFIKPKTFHLTVLMLKLWNKDRIAKASDVLQSVSSQVMEALENRPISIQLRGLTCMKGSPARARVVYAPVLEVGEEGRLQRACKVITDAFVKSGLVLERDARQELKLHATIMNVRHRKSKRWNQRNDSFDARNIFRKYGEHDWGEYLIPEIHLSQRFKFDERGYYYCCSSIPLPTTEMQTE from the exons ATGGAAGGTGCACAAGGAGCCTCAAATAATTCAGCAAAACACAAGAAAAGAAAGTCTGCTGTGCAGAGATGGAGGCCAATCTCCACAGAAGCCGCTGCTCCAAAAG CCGGCCTTAATGAGATGTCAGGTCCTGTAAGCAAACAAGTGGAAGAGAATTCAGCCTCAGATGGAACAACTAATGTTGTTATTGAAGTTTCCACCTACGACGCATCCTTGCCAGAAAATAAAGTAGCCACTGAAGATACTATGGAGGATGCTAGCTTCAATAAGGACATAGACAGGACCAATCTATCTGAAAAGTGTTCCTCTTCTGTTCAG GTAGATGCTCCTCTGATGCGCTTTGTGAAAGGAAAAGG TGGAACTATGCAGAAGCAGATTGAAGATGAAACTGGGGTCAAAATTATATTTCCATCTTCTAAGGAGGAAACATGTGTTG TTCTTGAAGCTAAAACTACTGAAGATATTAGAAAGGCTTCAGAGAAAATTGCAAAGGTTATTGAAGAG GCCGTGAAAAGTCCAATGCTAGATTACTCTCACTTCATTTCGCTTCCATTGGCTATCCACCCAAGCCTTGTTGAGAAGCTGAACCACTTCCAGTTCTCAATCCTTGGGACTTTTTCTAATGTAGATAGTGATAAGGGTGAGGACCTAAGTGAAGGTTCTATGGATGAAATtgaccatgaacagaagcaagAAAGGAGCCCTAGTGTTTCAATAAAGATGCAAGCCCATGAGGAGTCTGTCAGAGTTAAAATGGATATTAAGGGCTCCCAACCAG ACTTCGGCATCGACAAGTCAATATTTATTAAACCCAAAACCTTTCACCTAACGGTTCTTATGTTGAAGCTATGGAATAAGGATCGCATTGCTAAGGCTTCCGATGTGCTCCAG TCAGTATCGTCCCAAGTAATGGAAGCCTTGGAAAACCGACCAATCTCCATACAACTTAGAGGTCTG ACATGCATGAAAGGCTCACCAGCTAGGGCCAGGGTAGTATATGCTCCTGTGCTGGAAGTTGGTGAAGAGGGACGCCTACAACGTGCTTGCA AAGTTATAACTGATGCCTTTGTCAAGTCGGGCCTAGTACTTGAAAGGGATGCGAGGCAAGAATTGAAG TTGCACGCGACCATAATGAATGTGAGGCACAGGAAGAG CAAGAGATGGAACCAAAGAAACGACTCATTCGATGCTCGGAATATATTCAGAAAATATGGGGAACATGACTGGGGCGAATACCTCATTCCCGAGATCCATCTTTCGCAGCGATTCAAGTTCGATGAAAGAGggtactactactgctgctcTTCAATCCCCTTGCCCACGACGGAGATGCAAACGGAGTGA
- the LOC127770700 gene encoding 60S acidic ribosomal protein P3-like produces MGVYTFVCRSSGEEWTAKQLKGELEAFAATPYELQRRLVAAASAADSAAGVQSSFAMVSPSSAVFQVIIGAVGGGAAIGGAAAGGAAAGGAASEAPKSEEKKEEEKEESEDDLGFSLFD; encoded by the exons atGGGCGTGTACACCTTCGTGTgccggagctccggcgaggAGTGGACGGCCAAGCAGCTCAAGGGCGAGCTCgaggccttcgccgccaccccGTACGAGCTgcagcgccgcctcgtcgccgccgcgtccgccgccgactcggCCGCCGGGGTCCAGTCCTCTTTCGCCATGGTCTCCCCCAGCTCCGCCGTCTTCCAG GTGATCATCGGTGctgttggtggtggtgctgccaTTGGAGGTGCTGCTGCTGGCGGTGCCGCTGCTGGTGGAGCTGCCTCCGAGGCCCCCAAATctgaggagaagaaggaagaggagaaggaagaaagtGAAGATGACCTTGGATTCTCCCTCTTTGATTAG